A genome region from Nitrospirota bacterium includes the following:
- the guaB gene encoding IMP dehydrogenase, translated as MVVGPIRDGLTFDDVLLLPAKSDVLPKDVDVRTQLTKRIILNIPLVSAAMDTVTEAKLAIALAQEGGLGFIHKALMIDVQAEEVDKVKKSESGMIIDPITISPDAKISDALDVMKKYRISGVPVTKGNKLVGILTNRDLRFETRYTLKVSEVMTKDHLVTAPLGTTLEKAMKILQKYKIEKLLIVDKDFSLRGLITIKDIEKKIKYPNACKDKLGRLRVGAAVGVGDHSERVPELLKAGVDVVVVDTAHGHSQGVIDAVRAIKKKYPDLDLIAGNIATSEAAKDLIRAGADAVKVGIGPGSICTTRVVSGAGVPQITAVMDCCKEADKTGIPVIADGGIKFSGDITKALAAGASCVMIGSLFAGTEESPGETILYQGRSYKLYRGMGSIGAMERGSKDRYFQSHEEEKAKLVPEGIEGRVPYKGTLSASVHQLIGGVKAGMGYSGCESLQALRERSRFIKITSAGLRESHVHDVVITKEAPNYRMD; from the coding sequence ATGGTTGTCGGTCCGATTCGAGACGGTCTCACCTTTGACGATGTCCTTCTGCTTCCCGCGAAATCCGATGTTCTGCCCAAGGACGTGGATGTCCGGACCCAGCTTACCAAGCGGATCATACTGAATATCCCGCTCGTGAGCGCGGCCATGGACACCGTGACCGAGGCGAAGCTCGCCATCGCCCTGGCCCAGGAGGGCGGCCTTGGGTTCATCCACAAGGCCCTCATGATCGATGTCCAGGCCGAGGAGGTGGACAAGGTCAAGAAGTCAGAAAGCGGCATGATCATCGACCCGATCACCATCTCGCCGGACGCCAAGATCTCCGATGCGCTGGATGTGATGAAGAAGTACCGCATCTCCGGAGTGCCCGTGACCAAGGGCAACAAACTCGTCGGTATCCTCACCAACCGCGACCTCCGGTTCGAAACGAGGTATACGCTCAAGGTTTCCGAGGTGATGACCAAGGACCACCTGGTAACGGCCCCGCTCGGCACGACCCTCGAGAAGGCCATGAAGATCCTCCAGAAGTACAAGATCGAGAAACTCCTGATCGTGGACAAGGACTTCAGCCTGCGCGGCCTCATCACCATCAAGGACATCGAGAAAAAGATCAAATATCCAAACGCCTGCAAGGACAAGCTTGGACGACTGCGTGTCGGCGCTGCTGTCGGTGTGGGCGATCATTCTGAACGCGTGCCTGAGCTCCTGAAGGCCGGCGTCGACGTCGTCGTGGTCGATACCGCTCACGGCCATTCCCAGGGCGTGATCGACGCGGTCAGGGCGATCAAGAAGAAATACCCCGACCTCGATCTCATTGCGGGGAACATCGCGACGTCGGAAGCGGCAAAGGACCTTATCCGGGCGGGCGCTGACGCGGTGAAGGTCGGCATCGGCCCCGGTTCCATCTGCACGACACGTGTCGTGTCCGGGGCCGGCGTGCCCCAGATCACGGCGGTCATGGACTGCTGCAAGGAAGCGGACAAGACGGGCATCCCGGTCATTGCCGACGGCGGGATCAAGTTCTCGGGAGACATCACCAAGGCACTCGCCGCAGGCGCCTCCTGTGTGATGATCGGAAGCCTCTTCGCCGGCACGGAAGAGAGCCCCGGCGAGACGATCCTGTACCAGGGCCGGAGCTACAAGCTCTATCGCGGCATGGGCTCCATCGGCGCCATGGAGCGCGGCAGCAAGGACCGCTACTTTCAGTCCCATGAGGAGGAGAAGGCCAAGCTCGTTCCGGAAGGCATTGAGGGCCGGGTGCCGTACAAGGGGACCCTTTCGGCCAGCGTACATCAGCTTATCGGCGGCGTGAAGGCGGGCATGGGCTACAGCGGCTGCGAGAGCCTGCAGGCCCTCCGGGAGCGGTCGCGGTTCATCAAGATCACCAGCGCGGGCCTGCGCGAGTCGCACGTGCACGACGTGGTGATCACGAAAGAAGCGCCGAACTACCGGATGGACTAA
- a CDS encoding DUF523 domain-containing protein gives MSDKIKIAISSCLLGYPVRYDGGHRLDPYLRDKLGQLVEWVPVCPEAECGLPVPREPMQIIDDGASRRLVAISSGIDHTVRLMIWAKKKLSDLEKLDLRGFVFKARSPSCAVRDAQIVTPSGSAAGKAAGLFTEAVLRSFPSLPVHDEEALQDPAVIGGFIERIGAPGRGQIDFKGD, from the coding sequence ATGTCAGACAAGATCAAGATCGCCATAAGCTCCTGCCTTTTGGGCTACCCCGTTCGGTACGACGGCGGGCACAGGCTCGATCCGTATCTTCGCGACAAACTCGGCCAGCTCGTGGAGTGGGTGCCGGTGTGCCCCGAGGCGGAGTGCGGCTTGCCCGTGCCGAGGGAGCCCATGCAGATCATCGATGACGGGGCATCGAGGAGGCTGGTTGCGATCTCCTCCGGAATCGACCATACCGTACGATTGATGATATGGGCGAAGAAAAAGCTGTCTGATCTCGAGAAGCTGGACCTCCGCGGGTTCGTGTTCAAGGCCCGCTCCCCGAGCTGCGCCGTGCGGGATGCGCAGATCGTTACGCCTTCGGGCAGCGCGGCCGGCAAGGCTGCGGGTCTGTTCACCGAGGCTGTTCTGAGGAGCTTCCCGTCCCTTCCTGTGCATGACGAAGAAGCGCTTCAAGACCCGGCCGTCATAGGGGGTTTTATCGAGAGAATAGGTGCGCCTGGGCGCGGTCAAATTGATTTTAAGGGAGATTGA
- a CDS encoding pseudouridine synthase, which yields MEERIQKIIAAAGVASRRTAEQLIAEGRVRVNGQVVTEPGTKADSTRDHIKVDGKLINPKQPPTYIMLNKPAGFVTTMSDPEGRPTVQDLVSGVKTRVYPVGRLDYNTEGLLLLTNDGDFAHLITHPKHEFPKTYLAKVKGVLSDAQIETLEKGMFLQDGRTAPAKVKKVRKEEANSWIEITIHEGRKRQVRRMFDHVGSSVIKLKRTRTGSLLLGDLPEGRFRHLTSDEIRALRDTALKTDESGRQIKVYKPAVPARRADGKTGNEGGGRREEERRLTTRRPGIPDTRSGLRKNQGITARTSPRRSEDISRRGERGHGPGPRRTPGRPPVSGSGERRSAFSSTGSGRMVTSNTRSRLRMSQGVKDNNTVRKREGFSPREERTIGSDSRRTPGRPPVSGSGGHRTAFGSTGSGRMVMHDTRSGLRKNQGVRDNNAVRKSEGSSRREERSTGPEPRRTPASTASGWGGRRPPFGTARPQPGTGSEKRKTSSGPRPNKSTYSGGRGAARRIPRGPGSGTKGPGRPGTRR from the coding sequence ATGGAGGAACGAATACAGAAAATCATTGCGGCGGCAGGCGTTGCATCGCGCCGCACGGCGGAACAGCTGATCGCCGAGGGCAGGGTGCGCGTCAACGGCCAAGTGGTGACCGAGCCCGGCACGAAGGCCGACTCCACGCGGGACCACATCAAGGTCGACGGAAAGCTGATCAACCCAAAACAGCCCCCCACGTACATCATGCTGAACAAGCCAGCCGGATTTGTCACGACCATGTCCGACCCGGAAGGCCGGCCCACGGTGCAGGACCTCGTGTCCGGCGTCAAGACTCGCGTGTATCCCGTCGGCCGGCTGGATTACAACACCGAGGGTCTGCTGCTGCTGACGAACGACGGCGACTTCGCACACCTGATCACCCACCCCAAGCACGAATTCCCGAAGACCTATCTGGCAAAGGTCAAGGGCGTCCTGAGCGATGCCCAGATTGAGACGCTGGAAAAAGGTATGTTTCTCCAGGACGGCAGGACCGCGCCCGCGAAGGTCAAGAAGGTCCGCAAGGAGGAGGCGAACTCCTGGATCGAGATCACGATCCATGAGGGCCGGAAGCGCCAGGTCCGGCGCATGTTCGATCACGTGGGCAGTTCGGTCATCAAACTCAAGCGGACCAGGACCGGGAGTCTGCTGCTCGGCGACCTGCCGGAGGGAAGGTTCCGCCATCTTACCAGCGATGAAATTCGCGCGCTGCGGGATACGGCTCTGAAGACCGACGAGAGCGGTCGGCAGATCAAGGTGTATAAGCCGGCTGTGCCGGCGCGCAGGGCAGACGGGAAAACCGGGAACGAGGGCGGCGGACGCCGGGAAGAAGAGCGAAGGCTGACGACCCGGCGGCCCGGTATCCCGGATACCCGAAGCGGGTTGAGGAAGAACCAGGGAATAACGGCTAGGACTTCCCCCCGGCGCAGCGAAGACATCTCCCGGCGGGGCGAGAGAGGCCACGGCCCGGGGCCAAGACGAACTCCGGGGAGGCCTCCTGTATCGGGATCAGGCGAACGCCGGAGCGCATTCAGCAGTACGGGATCCGGGCGGATGGTCACGAGCAACACCCGAAGCAGGTTGCGCATGAGCCAGGGAGTGAAGGACAACAACACCGTTCGGAAGCGCGAAGGTTTCTCCCCGCGGGAAGAGAGAACCATCGGTTCTGATTCAAGACGAACCCCGGGAAGACCTCCTGTATCGGGATCGGGCGGACACCGGACGGCATTCGGCAGTACTGGGTCCGGCCGTATGGTCATGCACGACACCCGAAGCGGGTTGCGCAAGAACCAGGGAGTTAGGGACAACAACGCCGTTCGGAAAAGTGAAGGTTCCTCCCGGCGGGAAGAGAGAAGCACCGGTCCGGAACCGAGACGAACGCCGGCAAGTACCGCATCGGGATGGGGCGGCCGCCGGCCTCCATTCGGCACCGCAAGACCCCAACCGGGAACCGGCAGCGAAAAACGAAAAACAAGTTCCGGCCCGCGTCCTAACAAGAGCACGTACAGCGGAGGCCGGGGAGCGGCGCGCCGGATACCGCGGGGGCCTGGAAGTGGAACGAAAGGGCCGGGCAGGCCTGGAACGAGGCGATAG
- a CDS encoding acylphosphatase gives MKGRDREQLRAHVVIHGLVQGVFFRASTREEAFRLGVGGWVRNLPDGSVEALFEGEKKKVEEIVGWCYKGPPGARVLKVDLQWESYKGEFTLFDVRYSR, from the coding sequence GTGAAGGGCCGCGACCGGGAACAGCTGCGCGCTCATGTTGTCATCCACGGTCTGGTCCAGGGAGTCTTTTTCCGGGCGAGCACGCGGGAGGAGGCGTTTCGCCTTGGAGTTGGCGGCTGGGTCAGGAACCTGCCGGATGGAAGCGTCGAGGCCCTGTTCGAGGGAGAAAAGAAGAAGGTCGAGGAGATCGTCGGCTGGTGCTACAAGGGGCCGCCGGGAGCCAGGGTCCTGAAGGTCGATCTTCAATGGGAGTCTTATAAAGGGGAGTTCACGCTGTTCGATGTCCGCTACAGTCGGTAA
- a CDS encoding DUF4253 domain-containing protein gives MSATVGKYLCLLLAVLALEFACRTEKPVEPKKPEPAVVIKTKHPVLSPGQRAELGFPIDLIGQVELSAGAEAEPFFVTVEIPSENLKGAKGFEKETLAGFSVRTKKSDDLIQAYRSGLRVKGLLIFKSHRGYGSLPDIVTVVRGHNSYDLLKIQGTEAANYGLDTKTIIAWLKEQQKESSFMVTGAGPDWVEAKFTRQPEDMKAFAKKVYAFAPDIREHGPQTVEQIAERMRKTNGFFLIWD, from the coding sequence ATGTCCGCTACAGTCGGTAAATACCTCTGCCTGCTCCTCGCGGTCCTCGCACTCGAGTTCGCGTGCAGGACCGAAAAGCCCGTGGAGCCCAAGAAGCCGGAGCCGGCAGTGGTCATCAAGACAAAGCATCCGGTTCTCTCTCCGGGGCAGCGGGCGGAGTTGGGCTTTCCGATAGACCTGATCGGCCAGGTCGAGCTGTCCGCGGGAGCAGAGGCTGAACCGTTTTTTGTGACCGTCGAGATCCCCTCGGAGAACCTGAAGGGCGCCAAGGGGTTCGAAAAGGAGACACTCGCAGGCTTCAGCGTTCGCACAAAAAAGTCGGACGATCTGATCCAGGCCTATCGGTCTGGCCTTCGCGTGAAAGGGCTCCTGATCTTCAAGAGCCACCGGGGCTACGGCAGCCTGCCCGACATCGTGACTGTCGTACGGGGCCACAACTCCTACGACCTTCTCAAGATCCAGGGGACGGAGGCAGCCAATTACGGTCTCGATACCAAGACAATCATTGCCTGGCTCAAAGAGCAGCAGAAGGAAAGCAGCTTCATGGTCACCGGAGCGGGACCAGACTGGGTCGAGGCGAAGTTCACCCGGCAGCCGGAAGACATGAAGGCCTTCGCAAAAAAAGTGTATGCCTTCGCTCCCGATATACGCGAACACGGCCCTCAGACGGTGGAACAGATCGCAGAGCGCATGCGGAAGACCAACGGTTTTTTCCTCATCTGGGACTGA
- the tsaB gene encoding tRNA (adenosine(37)-N6)-threonylcarbamoyltransferase complex dimerization subunit type 1 TsaB — MYILGIETSTKTGSVAVVSAEGVVAQYSLNIEVTHSERLMSTVDRVLKDTGMTLRDMDGFAVAIGPGSFTGLRIGLATVKALAFSTNKPAAAVPTLQALAWNLPYAVYPVCPMLDARKNEVYAAIYQFEGDRVIRLLPETAITIVELGGRIAGRTIFTGEGARIFRAEIEERCGSNALFAPLSAILPSAAAVAEIGLGMITRGEMAEGDSLTPRYIRRPEAEVAWEKRQSSR; from the coding sequence ATGTACATCCTCGGGATCGAAACATCGACCAAGACCGGAAGCGTCGCGGTCGTCTCGGCAGAAGGCGTTGTCGCGCAGTACAGCCTGAACATCGAGGTCACCCATTCCGAACGGCTCATGTCCACGGTGGACCGGGTGCTGAAAGATACGGGCATGACTTTGAGAGATATGGACGGCTTCGCTGTGGCCATCGGGCCGGGCTCGTTCACGGGCCTCAGGATTGGCCTTGCTACCGTCAAGGCGCTGGCGTTCTCGACGAACAAACCCGCGGCAGCGGTCCCGACGCTTCAGGCGCTTGCCTGGAACCTTCCCTATGCCGTCTATCCGGTCTGCCCGATGCTCGACGCCCGGAAGAACGAGGTGTACGCCGCGATCTACCAGTTCGAGGGCGACCGCGTGATCCGACTGCTCCCCGAGACGGCAATAACGATCGTCGAACTGGGAGGACGGATCGCGGGGAGGACGATCTTCACCGGAGAAGGGGCCCGCATCTTCCGGGCGGAGATCGAAGAGCGGTGCGGGAGCAACGCGCTGTTCGCTCCGCTGTCGGCCATCTTGCCCTCTGCGGCCGCGGTGGCCGAGATCGGACTCGGTATGATAACGCGCGGGGAAATGGCGGAAGGGGACAGCCTGACGCCACGGTATATTCGACGGCCGGAAGCCGAGGTTGCATGGGAAAAGAGACAGTCATCACGATAG
- the rimI gene encoding ribosomal protein S18-alanine N-acetyltransferase, protein MGKETVITIERMKKSDIDQVLAIEQESFSHPWSRNLFLSEFRSMVSLLLVSLADDPALRRVTGYIISWLVADEMHILNLAVAPAFRRHGIARRLVLAALLQASLKGAKKAFLEVRVSNSSAQKLYSDLGFTGSSIRRDYYDAPVEDAVIMTLEQGALEHIVKTVSSANCAW, encoded by the coding sequence ATGGGAAAAGAGACAGTCATCACGATAGAGCGGATGAAGAAAAGCGACATAGACCAGGTGCTCGCCATCGAACAGGAATCCTTCAGTCATCCCTGGTCGAGAAATCTCTTCCTTTCCGAGTTCCGCAGCATGGTCTCGTTGCTGCTCGTCTCGCTCGCTGATGACCCCGCATTGCGGCGTGTGACGGGGTATATCATCTCCTGGCTGGTTGCGGATGAAATGCACATTCTGAACCTCGCCGTGGCGCCCGCCTTTCGCAGACACGGCATCGCCCGCCGTCTCGTGCTCGCGGCACTTCTGCAGGCTTCCTTGAAAGGCGCAAAGAAGGCCTTCCTTGAGGTCAGGGTATCGAACAGCAGCGCGCAGAAATTATACTCTGATCTCGGATTCACCGGGAGTTCCATCAGGAGGGACTATTACGATGCTCCTGTCGAGGATGCCGTTATCATGACGCTCGAACAGGGAGCGCTGGAGCATATCGTAAAAACGGTAAGCTCTGCGAACTGCGCATGGTGA
- a CDS encoding DUF465 domain-containing protein: protein MNAEVKEEAVVMERLRIENPEFQKWEEEHKKLEDSLMTFESHRYLTPEEEFERKRIQKMKLAAKDRMMDLIRQSTVGRA, encoded by the coding sequence ATGAATGCGGAGGTAAAAGAAGAAGCAGTAGTTATGGAAAGACTCAGGATCGAGAATCCTGAGTTCCAGAAATGGGAAGAGGAGCACAAGAAACTGGAAGACTCGTTGATGACCTTTGAATCCCACCGGTACCTGACTCCCGAGGAAGAATTCGAACGGAAGCGGATCCAGAAAATGAAGCTGGCAGCAAAGGACAGAATGATGGACTTGATCAGGCAGTCAACAGTAGGACGAGCCTGA